Proteins encoded in a region of the Blastocatellia bacterium genome:
- the tnpA gene encoding IS200/IS605 family transposase, giving the protein MPSTHTSLHYHLVFSTKDRLPMIAQSWRDRLHAYLGGIVKRLGGVPLAIGGIRDHVHMLVGLTSSHRLDYFVRDLKADSSEWVHREVGQRIFAWQKGYGAFTVSPSSIEAVKRYVLNQENHHRRKTFQEEYVELLKASGIVYDERYLW; this is encoded by the coding sequence ATGCCGTCAACGCATACCAGTTTGCATTATCATCTGGTCTTTTCAACCAAGGACCGCCTGCCCATGATTGCTCAATCGTGGCGCGACCGATTGCACGCCTATTTGGGGGGGATCGTCAAGCGCTTGGGAGGTGTACCCCTGGCCATTGGCGGGATCCGAGACCACGTACACATGCTTGTCGGATTGACCTCATCGCATCGGCTGGACTATTTCGTGCGAGACCTCAAGGCCGATTCATCAGAGTGGGTACATCGGGAGGTCGGCCAGAGAATCTTCGCTTGGCAAAAAGGCTATGGCGCTTTTACCGTCAGCCCATCGAGTATTGAGGCCGTAAAGCGATATGTTTTGAATCAGGAGAATCATCACCGGCGCAAGACGTTTCAAGAGGAGTATGTGGAGTTATTAAAGGCGAGTGGGATTGTCTACGATGAACGCTATCTGTGGTAG
- a CDS encoding RAMP superfamily CRISPR-associated protein yields MPNRTPRQGGGRPEPEPKPFGKVIIARPKSQRAITKHDKFVPDAYTGRLTCTLTALTPIHIGSGIYELEGENPVRGVITADDKTIVPGTSLKGAIRSIAEAISDSCVRITKKDIEKNLAVRDARPCDELKSKHRQSGGEKTRDPRLCVCCSIFGALGYQGRVSFSDARLVKGSLAVHQIQSPYPPRESARIYKDARGQFNGRKFYYHGEPLTSQRGEPYHIITKDSQLEFTMSFESVTAQELCLVLVAMGIFDEMVIKIGGGKQAMLGSVKVTPTKLELQATETSFSDFSAGARVIEADVVKYLFDQVGSASTLINETALDELIRIWEWPSSRRAPTGVY; encoded by the coding sequence ATGCCCAATAGAACACCCCGGCAGGGCGGAGGACGCCCGGAACCTGAACCAAAACCATTTGGGAAAGTCATCATCGCGCGGCCAAAGTCGCAGCGCGCAATTACCAAACACGACAAGTTTGTCCCCGATGCCTACACCGGCAGACTGACCTGTACGTTGACGGCTCTCACGCCTATTCACATTGGCTCCGGCATCTACGAGCTTGAGGGAGAGAATCCCGTTCGAGGTGTGATTACCGCTGACGATAAAACAATTGTGCCCGGCACGTCACTCAAAGGCGCGATTCGCTCGATTGCCGAGGCTATATCAGATTCGTGCGTCCGCATCACGAAAAAGGACATAGAGAAGAACCTGGCCGTTCGAGATGCCCGACCGTGCGATGAGCTGAAATCAAAGCATCGGCAATCAGGCGGGGAGAAAACGAGAGATCCCAGGCTGTGCGTCTGCTGTTCGATCTTCGGCGCGCTCGGCTATCAAGGGCGCGTGAGTTTTTCCGATGCGCGCTTGGTCAAGGGTAGTTTGGCAGTGCATCAGATTCAGTCGCCCTATCCGCCGCGCGAGTCAGCGCGCATCTACAAAGACGCTCGGGGCCAATTCAACGGACGGAAGTTTTACTATCACGGTGAGCCTCTGACATCTCAGCGCGGAGAACCCTATCACATTATCACCAAGGATTCTCAACTCGAATTCACCATGTCGTTCGAAAGTGTGACGGCGCAAGAGCTGTGTTTGGTGCTGGTGGCAATGGGCATCTTCGATGAAATGGTGATCAAAATCGGCGGCGGCAAACAAGCCATGCTTGGCTCCGTCAAGGTGACGCCAACGAAGCTAGAGCTTCAGGCCACAGAAACCTCATTCTCCGATTTTTCCGCCGGTGCACGGGTGATCGAAGCAGATGTCGTCAAATACTTATTCGATCAAGT